A genome region from Dickeya chrysanthemi NCPPB 402 includes the following:
- the uvrB gene encoding excinuclease ABC subunit UvrB, with amino-acid sequence MSKEFKLHSAFKPAGDQPEAIRRLKEGLEDGLAHQTLLGVTGSGKTFTVANVIADLNRPTMVLAPNKTLAAQLYGEMKAFFPENAVEYFVSYYDYYQPEAYVPSSDTFIEKDASVNEHIEQMRLSATKALLERRDVVVVASVSAIYGLGDPDLYLKMMLHLTQGMLIDQRAILRRLAELQYSRNDQAFGRGTFRVRGEIIDVFPAESEDIALRVELFDEEVERLSLFDPLTGHIVQTVPRYTIYPKTHYVTPRERILQAMEEIKVELAERRQVLLANNKLLEEQRLAQRTTFDLEMMNELGYCSGIENYSRFLSGRGPGEPPPTLFDYLPADGLLVIDESHVTIPQLGGMYRGDRARKETLVEYGFRLPSALDNRPMKFEEFEALAPQTIYVSATPGNYELEKSGGEIIDQVVRPTGLLDPQLEVRPVTTQVDDLLSEIRKRSAINERVLVTTLTKRMAEDLTEYLEEHGERVRYLHSDIDTVERVEIIRDLRLGEFDVLVGINLLREGLDMPEVSLVAILDADKEGFLRSERSLIQTIGRAARNLNGKAILYGDKITPSMERAINETQRRREKQQAYNEQHGIVPQGLNKKIGDILQIGQPTHGRGKGRGKKAAEPAAQYQQLSPKALDQKIRELESQMLAHAQNLEFEEAARLRDEIHALREQFIAAS; translated from the coding sequence ATGAGTAAAGAGTTCAAACTGCATTCTGCCTTCAAACCCGCCGGCGACCAGCCTGAGGCGATACGCCGTCTGAAAGAGGGGCTGGAGGACGGGCTGGCGCACCAGACGCTGCTGGGGGTCACGGGGTCCGGTAAGACGTTTACCGTCGCCAACGTGATTGCCGATCTCAACCGCCCAACCATGGTGCTGGCACCCAATAAAACACTGGCGGCGCAGCTGTATGGCGAGATGAAGGCGTTTTTCCCGGAGAATGCGGTGGAGTATTTCGTCTCTTACTACGATTACTACCAACCTGAAGCCTATGTGCCGAGCTCCGATACCTTTATCGAGAAGGATGCCTCGGTTAACGAACATATCGAACAGATGCGGTTGTCCGCCACCAAGGCGTTGCTGGAGCGGCGCGATGTAGTGGTGGTGGCGTCGGTGTCCGCTATTTACGGTCTGGGCGATCCGGACCTTTACCTGAAAATGATGCTGCACCTGACGCAGGGCATGCTGATTGACCAGCGTGCCATTCTGCGGCGGCTGGCGGAGCTACAGTACTCCCGCAACGATCAGGCGTTTGGGCGCGGTACGTTTCGGGTGCGCGGCGAGATCATCGATGTTTTCCCCGCCGAATCCGAAGATATTGCATTGCGGGTCGAGTTGTTCGACGAAGAGGTGGAGCGGTTGTCGCTGTTCGACCCGCTCACCGGCCACATCGTGCAGACGGTGCCGCGTTACACCATTTATCCCAAAACGCATTACGTTACGCCGCGCGAACGTATCCTGCAGGCGATGGAAGAGATCAAGGTCGAGCTGGCAGAGCGGCGTCAGGTATTGCTCGCCAACAATAAATTGCTGGAGGAGCAGCGGCTGGCGCAGCGTACTACCTTCGATCTGGAAATGATGAATGAGCTGGGCTATTGCTCCGGCATTGAAAACTACTCCCGCTTCCTGTCTGGCCGCGGGCCGGGCGAGCCGCCGCCAACGCTGTTCGACTACCTGCCGGCCGATGGTCTGTTGGTGATCGACGAATCCCACGTCACCATCCCGCAACTGGGCGGCATGTACCGTGGCGACCGGGCGCGTAAGGAAACGTTGGTGGAGTACGGGTTTCGCCTGCCGTCGGCGCTGGACAACCGGCCGATGAAATTTGAGGAATTTGAAGCGCTGGCGCCGCAAACCATTTATGTTTCGGCGACGCCGGGCAATTACGAGCTGGAAAAATCCGGCGGCGAGATAATCGATCAGGTAGTGCGGCCGACCGGCCTGTTGGATCCGCAACTGGAAGTGCGCCCGGTGACTACCCAGGTAGACGACTTGTTGTCGGAAATCCGCAAGCGTTCCGCCATCAATGAACGCGTGCTGGTCACCACGTTAACCAAGCGCATGGCGGAAGACTTGACCGAGTATCTGGAGGAACACGGCGAGCGGGTACGCTACCTGCACTCGGATATCGATACCGTAGAGCGGGTGGAGATCATTCGCGATTTGCGCTTGGGCGAGTTCGACGTGTTGGTGGGCATCAACCTGCTGCGTGAAGGGCTGGACATGCCGGAGGTGTCGCTGGTGGCGATTCTGGACGCCGATAAAGAAGGCTTCCTGCGTTCTGAACGCTCGCTGATTCAGACCATCGGCCGTGCGGCGCGTAACCTCAACGGCAAGGCAATTTTGTACGGCGATAAGATTACGCCGTCGATGGAGCGCGCCATCAACGAAACCCAACGTCGTCGCGAGAAACAGCAGGCGTACAACGAGCAACACGGCATCGTGCCGCAGGGTCTGAACAAGAAGATTGGCGATATTCTGCAGATTGGTCAGCCAACCCACGGCCGGGGGAAAGGGCGCGGCAAGAAAGCGGCGGAACCGGCGGCGCAGTATCAGCAACTGTCGCCGAAAGCGCTGGACCAGAAAATCCGCGAGCTGGAAAGCCAGATGCTGGCTCATGCGCAGAATCTGGAGTTCGAAGAAGCCGCCCGTCTGCGCGACGAAATCCACGCGCTGCGCGAGCAGTTTATTGCGGCGTCCTGA
- the moaD gene encoding molybdopterin synthase sulfur carrier subunit — protein MITVLFFAQVRELTGIDRLSLPAEYQNVASLRQALCERGDRWALALEDGKLLAAVNQSLVTMTHPLTDGDEVAFFPPVTGG, from the coding sequence ATGATTACGGTGTTGTTTTTTGCGCAGGTGCGTGAACTGACCGGCATCGACCGATTATCGTTGCCCGCGGAATACCAGAACGTGGCATCGTTACGACAGGCATTGTGTGAGCGCGGCGACCGTTGGGCGCTGGCGCTGGAAGACGGCAAACTGCTGGCGGCGGTCAATCAGTCGCTGGTGACGATGACGCATCCGTTGACGGATGGCGACGAAGTGGCGTTTTTCCCGCCGGTCACCGGAGGCTGA
- the bioD gene encoding dethiobiotin synthase, with product MTERWFVTGTDTEVGKTVASVALLQAARRAGYRTAGYKPVASGCDVMPHGIRNSDALQLQANSVVALPYEAVNPLAFLAPTSPHIVSAEENRPIAFSTLSDGLRSLARQADWVLVEGAGGWFTPLSGRQTFADWVQEEALPVILVVGVKLGCINHALLTAQAVRHAGLRLAGWVANVVQPPGRYHAAYLQTLQESIPAPLLGEIPHLSEPFQQDIGDYLNITLLRG from the coding sequence GTGACTGAACGTTGGTTCGTGACCGGAACCGATACCGAAGTGGGCAAGACCGTCGCCAGCGTGGCGTTGTTGCAGGCGGCCCGCCGCGCCGGATACCGCACTGCCGGTTATAAGCCGGTGGCGTCCGGCTGTGATGTCATGCCGCACGGCATCCGTAATAGCGATGCCTTACAGCTACAGGCCAACAGCGTGGTGGCATTACCGTATGAAGCGGTCAATCCACTGGCCTTTTTGGCGCCGACCTCGCCCCATATCGTCAGCGCCGAGGAAAACCGGCCGATTGCCTTTTCCACCCTCAGCGACGGCCTGCGCAGTCTGGCGCGTCAGGCCGACTGGGTGCTGGTGGAAGGGGCCGGCGGCTGGTTTACGCCGCTTTCCGGGCGGCAAACCTTCGCCGACTGGGTGCAGGAAGAAGCGTTGCCGGTGATTCTGGTTGTCGGCGTGAAGCTCGGATGCATCAACCACGCACTCTTGACGGCGCAGGCGGTACGGCATGCCGGATTACGTCTGGCAGGATGGGTCGCGAATGTGGTGCAGCCTCCCGGTCGCTATCACGCCGCCTATCTGCAAACGTTGCAGGAGAGCATTCCCGCGCCGTTGTTGGGTGAAATCCCGCATTTATCCGAGCCGTTTCAGCAGGATATTGGCGATTACTTAAACATCACTTTACTAAGAGGTTAA
- the yvcK gene encoding uridine diphosphate-N-acetylglucosamine-binding protein YvcK, which produces MGNRTLAELGSVVALGGGHGLGRVMSSLSFLGSRLTGIVTTTDNGGSTGRIRRSEGGIAWGDTRNCLNQLITTPSVASAMFEYRFSGNGELSGHNLGNLMLKAMDHLSVRPLEAINLIRNLLKVDALLIPMSEQPVDLMAIDTQGNPVYGEVAVDQLAALPQDLMLYPAAPATQEALAAIAAADLILIGPGSFLTSLMPPLLLTDLAQALHDARAPMVYIGNLGVEQSQIATRLTLAQKLQLIESKIDRRIIDAVVVSPRTDTQGVNDRLIIRQPLGAQDVPHHHDRALLCAALEQAVHALGLCVA; this is translated from the coding sequence ATGGGCAATCGCACGTTGGCGGAGCTGGGTAGCGTGGTCGCGTTGGGTGGCGGTCACGGGTTGGGACGCGTTATGTCGTCGCTCTCCTTTCTCGGCTCGCGGCTGACCGGCATCGTTACCACCACCGACAATGGCGGCTCCACCGGGCGAATTCGTCGCTCGGAAGGCGGCATCGCCTGGGGCGATACCCGCAACTGCCTTAATCAGTTGATCACCACACCCAGCGTCGCGTCGGCCATGTTCGAATACCGTTTCAGCGGTAATGGCGAACTGTCCGGCCATAATCTCGGCAATTTGATGCTCAAGGCGATGGATCACCTCAGCGTACGCCCGCTGGAAGCCATCAATCTGATACGCAATCTGTTGAAGGTAGATGCGCTGCTGATTCCGATGTCGGAACAACCGGTAGACCTGATGGCGATTGATACGCAAGGCAATCCGGTATACGGCGAAGTGGCGGTAGATCAGCTTGCCGCCCTGCCGCAGGACCTGATGCTCTACCCCGCCGCTCCGGCTACTCAGGAAGCGCTGGCGGCGATTGCCGCCGCAGATTTGATCCTGATAGGCCCCGGCAGTTTTCTTACCAGCCTGATGCCGCCGCTGCTGCTTACCGATCTGGCGCAGGCGTTGCATGATGCGCGCGCGCCGATGGTCTACATCGGTAATCTGGGGGTCGAGCAGAGTCAGATTGCCACCCGTCTGACGCTGGCGCAGAAGCTGCAACTTATCGAAAGCAAGATCGACCGGCGTATTATTGACGCAGTCGTCGTTTCCCCCCGAACCGATACTCAGGGCGTGAACGACCGTCTGATTATCCGGCAACCATTGGGCGCGCAGGATGTGCCGCATCATCATGATCGCGCATTACTCTGTGCGGCGCTGGAGCAGGCTGTGCACGCGCTCGGGCTGTGCGTAGCCTGA
- a CDS encoding iron ABC transporter substrate-binding protein, which translates to MKRRIASLFPATLLASSLMMGFSFGAQAEESGIVIYNAQHENLVKSWVEGFTQDTGIKVTLRNGGDSELGNQLVQEGNASPADVFLTENSPSMVLVDNANLFAPLDAGTLAQVEPQYRPSHGRWVGIAARSTVFVYNPEKLTEAQLPASLMDLAKPEWKGRWAASPSGADFQAIVSAMLELKGEKATLEWLKAMKANFTAYKGNSTVMKAVNAGQIDSGVIYHYYPFVDGAKTGENSKNVRLYYFKHQDPGAFVSISGGGVLASSKHKEQAQAFIKWITGKKGQEVLRTNTAFEYAVGVNAESNPKLEPLKDLQAPKVDAAKLNGKKVVELMTEAGLL; encoded by the coding sequence ATGAAACGGCGTATAGCTTCTCTGTTCCCCGCCACGTTGCTGGCGTCTTCCCTGATGATGGGGTTCTCCTTCGGCGCACAGGCGGAGGAGTCAGGTATCGTGATTTACAACGCACAGCACGAAAATCTGGTGAAATCCTGGGTGGAAGGTTTTACTCAGGATACCGGTATCAAAGTCACGCTGCGTAATGGCGGCGACAGCGAATTGGGCAACCAACTGGTGCAGGAAGGTAATGCCTCGCCGGCCGACGTGTTTTTGACGGAAAACTCGCCGTCGATGGTGCTGGTGGATAACGCCAATCTGTTCGCGCCGCTGGATGCCGGCACGCTGGCGCAAGTGGAGCCGCAGTATCGTCCGTCCCACGGTCGCTGGGTAGGCATTGCCGCGCGCTCGACGGTCTTTGTCTACAACCCGGAAAAACTGACCGAGGCGCAGTTGCCGGCGTCACTGATGGACCTGGCCAAACCGGAATGGAAAGGCCGTTGGGCGGCTTCTCCGTCGGGTGCTGATTTCCAGGCGATCGTCAGCGCGATGCTGGAGCTGAAAGGCGAGAAAGCGACGCTGGAATGGTTGAAAGCCATGAAAGCCAACTTCACGGCGTATAAAGGCAACAGCACGGTGATGAAAGCCGTGAACGCCGGCCAGATCGATAGCGGCGTCATCTATCACTACTACCCGTTCGTTGACGGCGCCAAAACCGGCGAAAACAGCAAAAACGTCCGTCTGTACTACTTCAAACATCAGGATCCGGGCGCGTTCGTCAGTATCTCCGGCGGCGGCGTGCTGGCTTCCAGTAAGCATAAAGAACAGGCTCAGGCGTTCATCAAGTGGATCACCGGCAAAAAAGGCCAGGAAGTGCTGCGCACCAACACCGCGTTTGAATACGCCGTGGGCGTGAATGCCGAATCCAACCCGAAACTGGAACCGCTGAAAGACTTGCAGGCGCCGAAAGTGGATGCCGCCAAACTCAACGGCAAGAAAGTGGTTGAGCTGATGACCGAAGCAGGTCTGCTGTAA
- the bioC gene encoding malonyl-ACP O-methyltransferase BioC encodes MTLANPDVLSPGAHKLAIARAFGRAASHYDRFAALQRESGEHLMTLVDGHAGGELLDAGCGTGYFSARWQAGGKRVTALDLSTEMLAVARQRRSATHYLQGDIEHLPLADGCVDISFSNMAIQWCDDLSAGLAELYRVTRPGGVIAFCTLAQGTLAELDDAWQRLDGSRRINRFLSLETIVSVCRGYHAEISLAPATCHFPDVLSLMRSVKGVGATWLRDGREHGVLNRRQLAALAMHYCRHPQGYPLTYQRVFGVIYRD; translated from the coding sequence ATGACGCTGGCTAACCCTGATGTGCTATCGCCGGGCGCCCATAAACTGGCGATCGCCCGCGCGTTCGGCCGGGCCGCCTCCCATTACGACCGCTTCGCCGCCCTGCAACGCGAAAGCGGCGAACACCTGATGACACTGGTCGACGGCCATGCCGGCGGCGAACTGCTGGATGCCGGCTGCGGCACCGGTTATTTCAGCGCCCGCTGGCAGGCGGGCGGAAAACGGGTGACGGCGCTGGATCTGTCGACGGAAATGCTGGCGGTGGCGCGTCAGCGACGCTCGGCAACGCACTATCTTCAGGGCGATATCGAACACCTGCCGCTGGCGGATGGCTGTGTGGATATCAGTTTCAGTAATATGGCAATTCAGTGGTGCGATGATTTGTCCGCCGGGCTGGCCGAACTTTATCGAGTTACCCGACCAGGGGGGGTGATTGCCTTTTGTACGCTGGCGCAGGGCACGTTGGCTGAACTGGACGATGCCTGGCAGCGACTGGACGGATCCCGACGTATTAACCGCTTTTTGTCGCTGGAGACGATTGTCTCCGTCTGCCGTGGCTACCACGCCGAAATCTCGCTGGCGCCGGCGACCTGCCATTTTCCGGATGTACTGAGCCTGATGCGCTCGGTGAAAGGCGTCGGTGCGACCTGGCTACGGGATGGCCGCGAACACGGCGTGCTGAACCGTCGCCAATTGGCGGCGTTGGCGATGCACTACTGTCGCCACCCACAGGGGTATCCCCTGACCTATCAACGCGTTTTTGGAGTAATTTACCGTGACTGA
- the moaA gene encoding GTP 3',8-cyclase MoaA gives MVSQLTDAFARKFYYLRLSITDVCNFRCTYCLPDGYQPNGATPHRFLSLSEIRRIGRAFADLGTEKVRLTGGEPSLRRDFVDIIAAIRENPAIRTLAVTTNGYRLARDVASWREAGLTALNVSVDSLDPRQFHAITGQDKFRQVMDGIDAAFANGFRRVKVNTVLMRDVNDSSLHTFLEWIRTRPIQLRFIELMETGEGREMFRRHHVSGQVIRERLLQQGWQQQVRERSDGPAQVFSHPDYQGEVGLIMPYEKDFCQSCNRLRVSAIGNLHLCLFGEQGIPLRDLLTDDDQLDALKSRISGGLGSKRQAHFLHDGNSGITPNLSFIGG, from the coding sequence ATGGTGAGTCAACTGACCGATGCGTTTGCGCGCAAGTTTTACTATTTGCGTCTGTCGATAACGGATGTCTGTAATTTTCGCTGTACTTATTGTCTGCCGGACGGCTACCAGCCCAATGGCGCGACCCCTCATCGTTTTCTGTCGTTAAGTGAAATCCGCCGTATTGGTCGGGCATTCGCCGATCTGGGCACGGAAAAGGTGCGCCTGACCGGCGGCGAGCCGTCTTTACGGCGCGATTTCGTCGATATTATTGCCGCCATCCGCGAAAATCCGGCCATCCGCACGCTGGCGGTCACCACCAACGGTTACCGGCTGGCGCGGGATGTGGCGAGCTGGCGCGAAGCCGGGCTGACCGCCCTTAACGTCAGCGTCGACAGCCTGGATCCCCGTCAGTTTCATGCCATTACCGGGCAGGACAAATTTCGTCAGGTGATGGACGGCATCGATGCCGCCTTCGCCAACGGGTTCCGCCGGGTGAAAGTCAACACCGTGCTGATGCGCGATGTCAACGACAGTAGCCTGCACACCTTTCTCGAGTGGATCCGCACCCGGCCGATTCAACTGCGTTTTATTGAACTGATGGAAACCGGTGAAGGGCGGGAGATGTTTCGTCGCCACCATGTTTCCGGCCAGGTGATCCGCGAGCGTCTGTTGCAGCAAGGCTGGCAGCAGCAGGTTCGTGAACGCAGCGACGGCCCGGCGCAGGTGTTCTCGCACCCGGATTATCAGGGTGAGGTGGGGTTGATCATGCCGTATGAAAAAGACTTTTGTCAGAGCTGTAACCGGCTGCGGGTCTCGGCCATCGGCAACCTGCATCTGTGCCTGTTCGGCGAGCAGGGCATTCCGCTGCGTGATTTGCTGACGGATGACGACCAGTTGGACGCGCTGAAATCGCGTATCTCCGGCGGCCTTGGCAGCAAACGACAGGCGCATTTCCTGCATGACGGCAACAGCGGCATTACCCCGAATCTTTCCTTTATCGGCGGCTGA
- the moaB gene encoding molybdenum cofactor biosynthesis protein B has translation MSKVSSEFMPLRVAVMTISSRRTADDDTSGDYLREALQQDGHHLADSAIVGENLYHIRAQVSAWIARDDVQVILINGGTGFTSGDLAPEALRVLFDREIEGFGELFRMVSYEEIGTATIQSRAIAGLANQTAIFAMPGSTKACHTAWERIIREQLDARQKPCNLYPHLKK, from the coding sequence ATGAGTAAGGTCAGCAGCGAATTTATGCCTCTGCGTGTGGCGGTGATGACGATATCCTCCCGCCGTACTGCCGACGACGATACATCCGGCGATTATTTGCGCGAGGCATTGCAGCAGGATGGGCATCATCTGGCGGACAGCGCGATCGTCGGTGAAAACCTGTATCACATTCGTGCGCAGGTTTCCGCCTGGATAGCCCGCGACGATGTGCAGGTGATTCTGATTAACGGCGGCACCGGTTTTACCTCAGGCGATCTGGCGCCGGAAGCTTTGCGGGTGTTGTTCGACCGGGAAATCGAGGGATTTGGCGAACTGTTTCGAATGGTGTCGTACGAAGAGATCGGCACCGCCACCATCCAGTCTCGTGCCATCGCCGGGCTGGCCAACCAGACGGCGATTTTCGCCATGCCCGGCTCGACCAAAGCCTGCCATACCGCCTGGGAACGCATTATCCGCGAGCAACTGGATGCGCGCCAAAAACCCTGTAACCTCTATCCTCATTTGAAAAAGTAA
- the moaC gene encoding cyclic pyranopterin monophosphate synthase MoaC — MAQLTHINAAGEAAMVDVSDKAETVREARAEAFVEMAPQTLAMIIDGRHHKGDVFATARIAGIQAAKRTWELIPLCHPLLLSKVAVELEAQPEYNRVRIESLCRLTGKTGVEMEALTAASVAALTIYDMCKAVQKDMVIGPVRLLAKSGGKSGDFRAEAS, encoded by the coding sequence ATGGCACAACTGACCCACATTAACGCCGCCGGTGAGGCGGCCATGGTGGATGTTTCCGACAAAGCCGAAACCGTGCGCGAGGCACGTGCCGAAGCCTTTGTGGAAATGGCACCGCAGACTCTGGCTATGATCATCGACGGGCGACACCACAAGGGCGATGTTTTCGCCACGGCCCGCATCGCCGGCATTCAGGCCGCCAAACGTACCTGGGAACTGATTCCGCTATGTCATCCGCTGCTGCTGAGCAAAGTCGCCGTTGAACTGGAGGCCCAGCCGGAATATAACCGGGTGCGCATTGAATCCCTGTGCCGGCTGACCGGCAAGACCGGGGTGGAGATGGAAGCATTGACCGCCGCCTCGGTAGCGGCGCTGACGATTTACGACATGTGCAAAGCGGTGCAGAAGGATATGGTGATAGGCCCGGTGCGGCTACTGGCAAAAAGCGGCGGTAAATCCGGCGATTTTAGGGCGGAGGCATCATGA
- a CDS encoding ABC transporter permease — MADVEWKVAGVGVPQPVRPGARPYRIAGGGMALMALLLSLLALLPLGFVVGITLDTGWDTVKTLVFRPRVGELLLNTVLLVAVTLPLCTLLGVALAWLTERTTLPGRRVWSLLLTAPLAVPAFVQSYAWISLLPGMNGLAAGVFLSVLAYFPFIYLPAAAVLRRLDPSLEDVATSLGARPWRVFFRVVLPQLRLAVWGGSLLIALHLLAEYGLYAMIRFDTFTTAIFEQFQSTFNGLAANMLAGVLVLCCMGLLLLEALTRGRARYARVGSGSARSQTPWRLSPVAGFAYVLLPLALTVLALGVPLMTLTRWLWLGGMDVWRNDELWPALRQTLWLGISGAVLVTLCAFPMAWLSVRYPSRLYRLLEGCNYITSALPGIVVALALVTVTIHTLRPLYQTEFTLLLAYVLMFMPRALINLRAGIAQAPVELENVARSLGCSPGQALWRITLRLAAPGAAAGAALVFLAVTNELTATLLLAPNGTRTLATGFWALTSEIDYMAAAPYALIMVVLSLPLTWLLYSQSKRTAGL; from the coding sequence ATGGCCGATGTGGAATGGAAAGTCGCCGGCGTCGGCGTGCCCCAACCGGTGCGACCGGGGGCGCGGCCGTACCGGATAGCCGGCGGCGGCATGGCGCTGATGGCGTTGCTGTTGTCGTTGCTGGCGTTGTTGCCGCTGGGCTTTGTGGTGGGCATTACCCTCGATACCGGTTGGGACACGGTAAAAACGCTGGTGTTCCGGCCCCGGGTCGGGGAACTGTTGCTCAATACGGTATTGCTGGTGGCGGTGACGTTGCCGCTCTGCACGCTGCTCGGGGTGGCGCTGGCCTGGCTGACCGAGCGCACGACGTTGCCGGGTCGCCGGGTGTGGTCGCTACTGTTGACCGCGCCGCTGGCGGTGCCGGCCTTTGTCCAGAGTTACGCCTGGATTAGCCTGTTGCCCGGCATGAATGGCCTGGCGGCAGGCGTGTTCCTGTCGGTTCTCGCGTATTTCCCGTTTATTTATCTGCCGGCGGCGGCGGTGCTGCGCCGGCTTGATCCCAGCCTGGAAGATGTCGCGACCTCGCTGGGCGCCAGGCCCTGGCGCGTCTTTTTTCGTGTGGTGCTGCCGCAATTGCGGCTGGCGGTATGGGGCGGTTCGCTGCTGATTGCGCTGCATTTGCTGGCGGAATACGGCTTGTACGCCATGATTCGCTTCGACACCTTCACCACCGCGATTTTCGAACAGTTCCAGTCTACCTTTAACGGCCTGGCGGCAAACATGCTGGCGGGCGTGCTGGTGTTGTGCTGTATGGGGTTGTTGTTGCTGGAAGCGCTGACCCGCGGACGCGCGCGCTATGCCCGCGTCGGTTCCGGCAGCGCCCGCAGCCAGACGCCCTGGCGGCTGTCGCCGGTGGCTGGCTTCGCTTACGTGTTGTTGCCGCTGGCGTTAACCGTGCTGGCGCTGGGCGTGCCGTTGATGACGCTCACCCGCTGGCTGTGGCTGGGCGGCATGGACGTGTGGCGTAATGACGAGTTGTGGCCCGCGCTGCGCCAGACATTGTGGCTGGGTATCAGCGGTGCAGTGTTGGTAACGCTGTGCGCGTTTCCGATGGCCTGGCTGTCGGTGCGTTATCCGTCACGGTTGTATCGTCTGCTGGAGGGATGCAATTACATTACCAGCGCGTTGCCGGGTATTGTGGTGGCGCTGGCGCTGGTCACGGTGACCATTCATACTCTGCGGCCGCTGTATCAAACCGAATTCACCCTGTTGCTGGCCTATGTGCTGATGTTTATGCCGCGTGCATTGATCAACCTGCGCGCCGGTATTGCGCAGGCGCCGGTAGAACTGGAAAACGTTGCACGCAGCCTGGGGTGTTCGCCCGGTCAGGCGCTGTGGCGCATCACGTTGCGGCTGGCGGCGCCGGGCGCAGCAGCCGGCGCGGCGCTGGTGTTTCTTGCCGTTACCAACGAATTGACCGCCACGCTGTTGCTGGCGCCCAACGGCACCCGCACGCTGGCGACCGGCTTTTGGGCATTGACCAGTGAAATCGACTATATGGCGGCCGCGCCTTACGCGCTGATTATGGTGGTGCTGTCGCTTCCGCTGACCTGGTTGCTCTATTCTCAATCGAAACGTACGGCAGGTTTATGA
- the moaE gene encoding molybdopterin synthase catalytic subunit MoaE produces the protein METRIRVGQEPFSVGDEYAWLATSDTDGAVVTFTGKVRNHNLGDHVSALTLEHYPGMTEKALAEIVDEARQRWPIQRVSLIHRVGALFPGDEIVFVGVSGAHRQASFDAAQFIMDYLKTRAPFWKREATSDGDRWVDARDSDRQAADRWS, from the coding sequence ATGGAAACGCGCATTCGGGTAGGGCAGGAACCGTTCAGCGTCGGCGACGAGTACGCCTGGCTGGCGACCAGCGATACGGACGGCGCCGTGGTGACGTTCACCGGCAAAGTGCGTAATCACAATCTGGGCGATCACGTCAGCGCACTGACGCTGGAGCATTATCCGGGCATGACCGAAAAGGCATTGGCAGAGATTGTCGATGAAGCGCGGCAGCGCTGGCCGATTCAGCGGGTAAGCCTGATTCATCGTGTAGGCGCACTGTTCCCCGGCGACGAGATCGTCTTTGTCGGCGTCAGTGGCGCCCACCGCCAGGCATCGTTCGATGCGGCGCAATTCATCATGGATTACCTCAAGACGCGCGCACCATTCTGGAAGCGGGAAGCGACGTCGGATGGCGACCGTTGGGTCGATGCCCGCGACAGCGATCGACAGGCGGCAGATCGTTGGTCATAG